The following proteins are co-located in the Spirosoma montaniterrae genome:
- a CDS encoding flavin-containing monooxygenase encodes MKDVCIIGAGSSGIAAAKTFHQQGIAFDCFEKGSGVGGNWRYNNDNGMSSAYRSLHINTNRNVMAYSDFPMPTEYPMFPHHSQIIQYFDSYVDHFGFRDKITFNTAVTNVSRNADSNGGPGTYHITTDTGLERDYKHVVVANGHHWNPRYPDPPFPGTFAGETLHSHYYKTPDQIQGRKLLIVGIGNSAVDIACEAARQYGGHPVTISTRSGAYIVPNWLMSLPFDSLANPFTSRLPLSVQRALLGFSLWLARGRQEDYGVPTPKRPMLSEHPTISQDLLNLAGRGLVRFKPNIRAFDGHTVVFDDDSRDDFDMVIYATGYRVTFPFFKQGFFNVEQSNDLQLYRRVVHPDFPGLYFLGLVQPLGAIMPLAETQSVWLAKLIKGECRLPDRATMQQAIGEEAGRNKRRYKQSARHTLQVDFHPYKQSIEREMRAMKI; translated from the coding sequence ATGAAAGACGTTTGTATCATTGGGGCCGGGTCGTCGGGAATTGCCGCTGCGAAAACGTTTCATCAGCAGGGAATAGCATTCGACTGTTTCGAGAAAGGCTCCGGCGTTGGCGGCAACTGGCGGTACAATAACGACAACGGCATGTCGTCGGCCTATCGGTCATTGCACATCAATACCAACCGGAACGTAATGGCGTATTCCGATTTCCCAATGCCGACGGAGTATCCCATGTTTCCGCATCATAGTCAGATTATTCAGTATTTCGATAGCTATGTCGATCACTTCGGCTTTCGGGATAAAATCACGTTCAACACTGCCGTAACGAACGTAAGCCGTAATGCAGATAGCAACGGCGGACCGGGAACGTATCATATCACAACCGACACCGGCCTCGAACGCGACTACAAGCACGTGGTTGTTGCCAACGGCCACCACTGGAACCCGCGTTACCCCGATCCGCCATTTCCGGGCACGTTTGCGGGCGAAACGCTCCACTCGCATTATTATAAAACGCCCGATCAGATTCAGGGTCGCAAGCTCCTTATCGTGGGCATTGGCAACTCGGCAGTCGACATTGCCTGCGAAGCGGCCCGGCAATACGGTGGTCATCCGGTTACGATTTCGACTCGGAGCGGGGCCTACATTGTGCCGAACTGGTTGATGAGCCTGCCGTTCGATTCGCTGGCGAACCCGTTTACGAGCCGGTTGCCACTGAGTGTGCAGCGGGCGTTGCTGGGTTTTTCGCTGTGGCTGGCACGCGGTCGGCAGGAAGATTACGGCGTACCCACTCCCAAACGCCCGATGCTGAGCGAACACCCGACCATTTCGCAGGATTTGCTGAATCTGGCGGGTCGGGGACTCGTTCGATTCAAACCAAACATCCGGGCGTTTGATGGGCATACCGTTGTGTTTGACGATGATAGTCGCGACGACTTCGATATGGTGATATACGCTACGGGCTATCGGGTCACGTTCCCGTTTTTCAAACAGGGCTTTTTCAACGTCGAACAGAGTAACGACCTCCAACTGTACCGGCGCGTAGTACATCCTGACTTTCCGGGATTATATTTTCTGGGCTTGGTGCAGCCGCTCGGAGCCATTATGCCATTGGCCGAAACGCAGTCGGTCTGGCTCGCGAAACTGATAAAGGGCGAGTGCCGTTTGCCCGACCGGGCCACGATGCAACAAGCAATCGGCGAAGAAGCCGGGCGCAACAAACGTCGGTATAAACAGTCGGCCCGGCACACGTTACAGGTCGATTTTCATCCCTACAAACAAAGTATCGAGCGCGAAATGCGAGCGATGAAAATATGA
- a CDS encoding IPT/TIG domain-containing protein encodes MQRFKQWQYALLLLLGLTVVFAACNNDDQPAPVLSITGINPTSAPINSTVTITGTEFNATPASNTVTFGGNAIATVVSASPTQLVVVVPANAQNGTISVTTGGQTATSTQQFQLSARPTVTVAGNITANTTWTAGNIYVLQGFVNVDNGATLTIEPGTIVKGGGRETDPSGNQRGATLLIRPGAKINAAGTATNPIIFTSGRPAGQRARGDWGGIFLIGKAPINQPGGTLLEGGVGGTTGTFNEPADNSGVLQYVRIEFSGIALLANSESNGLTMYGVGSGTTIDHVQVSYGGDDAFEWFGGTVNMKYLIAFRGFDDDWDVDFGYTGKVQYGVALRDPNVADVSGSNGFESDNFNPGAPATGPNAGLPLTSAVFANMSNFAFSGAPSSAPTPGGSGPYQSGMHLRRNTAISIFNSVLCGYPEGLRLDAQPNTTNTLENATSGALQLRGIVVANTNTPVRGAQSITNDQATGFFNTAAFSNRIIATADIATLLLNPQNFNLAAPNFLPQAGSPLLTGAIWDGKGTDAFFTKEPFRGAFGTTDWTRGWANWDPQNAPYN; translated from the coding sequence ATGCAACGTTTCAAACAGTGGCAGTACGCGCTGCTTCTCTTACTTGGCTTGACGGTCGTTTTCGCAGCCTGTAATAATGATGACCAGCCAGCACCGGTACTGAGTATCACAGGAATCAATCCAACTTCAGCACCCATTAACAGTACTGTCACAATCACCGGTACTGAGTTCAATGCAACGCCAGCCAGCAACACGGTAACATTTGGTGGCAATGCGATAGCTACGGTTGTTAGTGCGTCGCCGACTCAACTCGTTGTAGTTGTGCCAGCCAATGCGCAAAACGGAACCATCTCAGTAACGACAGGCGGGCAAACCGCAACCAGCACTCAACAGTTTCAACTAAGTGCTCGTCCTACTGTAACCGTGGCAGGAAACATAACTGCAAACACGACCTGGACGGCAGGAAACATTTATGTGCTTCAGGGCTTTGTTAATGTTGATAACGGCGCGACGCTGACTATTGAGCCGGGTACAATTGTTAAAGGTGGAGGTAGAGAGACAGACCCATCTGGTAACCAGCGTGGGGCAACCTTGTTGATTCGTCCAGGTGCCAAGATTAACGCTGCCGGCACTGCTACTAATCCGATCATTTTTACGTCGGGTAGACCGGCTGGGCAACGTGCACGGGGTGATTGGGGTGGTATCTTCCTGATTGGTAAGGCACCAATCAATCAGCCCGGCGGTACACTTCTTGAAGGCGGTGTTGGCGGAACAACGGGTACATTCAATGAACCTGCCGATAATTCAGGTGTTTTACAGTACGTTCGGATCGAATTTAGCGGAATTGCCCTCCTTGCTAACAGCGAAAGTAATGGTCTGACTATGTATGGTGTTGGTTCGGGTACAACCATTGATCACGTGCAGGTTTCTTACGGTGGCGACGATGCATTTGAGTGGTTCGGTGGTACTGTAAACATGAAATACCTGATTGCTTTCCGGGGCTTTGATGATGATTGGGATGTTGATTTTGGCTATACTGGCAAAGTACAGTATGGCGTTGCCCTTCGTGATCCGAATGTTGCAGACGTATCGGGTTCTAACGGGTTTGAATCTGATAATTTTAACCCTGGAGCACCAGCAACAGGGCCGAACGCTGGTCTGCCTTTAACCTCGGCTGTATTTGCGAACATGAGTAATTTCGCATTTAGTGGTGCGCCTTCAAGTGCGCCAACACCGGGCGGTAGCGGTCCATATCAGTCTGGTATGCACCTGCGTCGGAACACAGCTATTAGCATTTTTAACTCGGTGCTATGTGGATATCCTGAAGGGCTACGTTTAGATGCTCAGCCAAACACGACCAACACACTGGAAAACGCAACAAGCGGAGCATTGCAGTTGCGAGGTATTGTCGTGGCCAACACAAATACGCCTGTACGTGGTGCACAGTCAATCACTAATGATCAGGCAACCGGCTTCTTCAATACGGCAGCGTTCAGCAATCGTATCATTGCTACAGCCGATATTGCTACCCTGTTGCTCAATCCTCAGAATTTCAACTTGGCTGCTCCGAATTTCCTACCTCAAGCTGGCTCACCACTGTTGACTGGTGCCATTTGGGATGGCAAAGGTACCGACGCATTTTTCACAAAAGAACCGTTCCGGGGTGCATTCGGTACTACAGACTGGACCCGTGGTTGGGCTAACTGGGACCCACAGAACGCTCCTTACAACTAA
- a CDS encoding SGNH/GDSL hydrolase family protein, whose translation MWICALIFSVGSLATYIYSLNRKIRNHIPANYPDAANCQQNKRIVVCAGDSITHGIVSYNYVDWLMQQPSLAGFQFFNAGINSDLTYTLLKRLDDIIAMQPDHVTVLIGTNDVNAVASPSALKRYYASGKIDPDVKPDLAGFQDAYRQIVQRLKTETIAEIAVASVPILGEDLTNKPNQLADKYSEFVKQLADEEEIEYLPIRERMKACLSESNVRPRHRYEQTPQLMISGIIQHNLLKKSWDSISRANGMAISYDNIHFNSVGAKLIGQTVQEFLTRSAIIK comes from the coding sequence ATGTGGATTTGTGCGCTGATTTTCTCGGTTGGTAGTTTAGCAACATACATTTATAGCCTGAATCGAAAAATCAGAAACCATATACCTGCCAATTATCCTGACGCAGCCAACTGCCAGCAAAACAAACGAATTGTTGTGTGTGCGGGCGACAGCATCACGCATGGCATTGTCAGCTACAACTACGTCGACTGGCTGATGCAACAGCCGTCATTAGCTGGTTTTCAGTTCTTTAACGCAGGTATTAATTCTGACCTGACCTATACGTTGCTGAAACGGCTGGATGACATCATTGCCATGCAGCCCGATCATGTCACGGTGCTGATTGGCACCAATGACGTAAACGCGGTTGCATCGCCATCGGCACTGAAGCGGTACTACGCGAGCGGTAAAATCGATCCGGATGTGAAACCCGATCTGGCAGGTTTTCAGGATGCGTACCGGCAGATTGTTCAGCGGTTAAAAACAGAGACAATCGCTGAAATTGCCGTTGCCTCGGTGCCAATTTTAGGTGAGGATTTAACAAACAAACCGAATCAGTTGGCCGATAAATACAGCGAATTCGTGAAGCAACTGGCTGATGAAGAAGAAATTGAGTATTTGCCCATTCGTGAGCGGATGAAAGCCTGCTTAAGTGAGTCAAACGTGAGGCCCCGGCACCGGTACGAGCAAACTCCGCAGTTGATGATTAGCGGTATTATTCAGCACAATTTACTCAAAAAATCATGGGACTCTATTAGCCGGGCCAATGGCATGGCAATTAGCTACGATAACATTCATTTTAATTCAGTAGGGGCGAAACTAATCGGACAAACTGTTCAGGAGTTTCTGACCAGAAGCGCGATCATAAAATGA
- a CDS encoding SDR family oxidoreductase, translating to MKIAILTGCANGIGRHITGVLLQQGYAVTATDVAVSQLHQVAISHKWPTDRLLLLPLDVRSPADWQRAISDTLARWGRIDVGMNIAGVIRPGYAADIRPEDIDFMVDINLKGVMLGTRYLAEVMKKQGAGHIINIASLAGIAPIQGLGIYSATKFAVRAFSLAAAGELRAQSVAVSVVCPDLVDTNMLTLQLDYPEAALTFSGNRTLTVDDVSRTILREALDRKRVEILIPNSRGWLGKFGNLFPEIGFRLTERLRKKGLKRMSEL from the coding sequence ATGAAAATTGCCATACTGACCGGCTGCGCTAATGGCATTGGCCGCCACATCACAGGTGTCTTACTACAGCAGGGATACGCCGTTACGGCTACCGATGTTGCTGTTAGCCAACTCCATCAGGTAGCCATCAGCCACAAGTGGCCCACCGACCGTTTGCTGTTATTGCCCTTGGATGTTCGCTCCCCAGCCGACTGGCAGCGGGCAATCAGCGACACACTTGCCCGCTGGGGCCGTATCGACGTGGGTATGAACATAGCGGGCGTAATTCGTCCCGGCTACGCGGCTGACATTAGACCCGAAGACATTGATTTTATGGTCGACATAAACCTCAAAGGTGTGATGCTGGGCACACGTTATCTGGCCGAAGTTATGAAGAAGCAGGGAGCGGGGCACATCATCAACATAGCCTCATTAGCGGGCATTGCGCCTATTCAGGGGCTGGGTATTTACTCGGCCACGAAGTTTGCCGTGCGGGCGTTCTCACTGGCGGCAGCGGGCGAACTTCGTGCGCAAAGCGTGGCCGTGTCGGTGGTGTGCCCCGATCTGGTCGACACCAACATGCTCACGCTTCAGCTCGATTATCCCGAAGCCGCCCTTACGTTCTCCGGCAACCGGACGCTGACGGTCGACGACGTTTCGCGAACCATACTGCGCGAGGCACTCGACCGGAAGCGCGTCGAAATCCTGATCCCCAACAGCCGGGGCTGGTTAGGAAAGTTCGGCAACCTGTTCCCGGAGATCGGCTTCCGGCTGACGGAGAGGCTCAGGAAGAAAGGATTGAAGAGAATGTCTGAACTGTGA
- a CDS encoding M14 family zinc carboxypeptidase, whose product MTQAQDMARRLHDAHDTFKEKTFTHRRFKHRDIVPLLNALNGQGPLTVAQAGESLEKRAIYKVQAGTGSTPILLWSQMHGDEATATMALFDLFNFLKASGDEFDALRQRILTTTTLHVVPMLNPDGAERFQRRTATDIDMNRDALRLQTPEGNLLKTLQQTLKPLVGFNLHDQNPRYSVGKTGKQAVLSFLATAYDEDRNVNDVRQRSMQLIVGMNRVLQQFVPGQVARYDDEFEPRAFGDNIQKWGTTLILIESGGYKYDTEKMTIRRLNFVAILTALASIAEETYKQERVEDYAAIPENGRALFDLLIRNATIVREGRNITVDIGINRYEEKADSVAQKKGRMFWYRSKIEDIGDLSTFGGLDEIDATGLTLTSARVYADTLDSVNDLRGLVPSKLAEQGITAFKVRQLKKDYFSEAPVHVLYEGKLPARPLEIGQIPTFLLKRGNRIQYNFVNGFPVGGQINPTMTVNGVSE is encoded by the coding sequence ATGACGCAGGCTCAGGACATGGCTCGTCGGCTGCACGACGCGCACGATACGTTTAAAGAAAAAACGTTTACGCACCGACGTTTCAAACACCGCGACATTGTGCCACTGCTGAATGCCTTGAACGGGCAAGGGCCGCTAACCGTAGCACAGGCGGGCGAGTCGCTCGAAAAGCGGGCGATTTATAAGGTACAGGCCGGAACAGGGTCAACGCCGATACTGCTCTGGAGTCAGATGCACGGCGACGAAGCTACGGCAACGATGGCCCTGTTCGACCTGTTTAACTTCCTGAAAGCGTCTGGCGATGAGTTCGATGCGTTACGACAGCGGATTCTGACCACAACCACACTGCACGTTGTGCCGATGCTCAACCCCGACGGGGCCGAACGGTTTCAGCGACGCACCGCCACCGACATCGATATGAACCGCGATGCCCTGCGGCTGCAAACGCCCGAAGGAAATCTGCTTAAGACGCTGCAACAGACGCTGAAACCGCTGGTTGGTTTTAACCTGCACGACCAAAACCCACGATACAGTGTCGGCAAAACGGGCAAACAGGCCGTACTGTCGTTTCTGGCAACGGCCTACGACGAAGACCGCAACGTGAACGACGTTCGGCAACGGTCGATGCAACTCATTGTGGGCATGAACCGCGTGTTGCAGCAGTTTGTGCCGGGGCAAGTTGCCCGCTACGACGACGAATTTGAGCCGCGTGCCTTTGGCGACAACATTCAGAAGTGGGGTACTACGTTGATTTTGATTGAGTCGGGCGGCTATAAATATGACACGGAGAAGATGACCATCCGTCGGCTCAACTTTGTGGCGATCCTGACCGCGCTGGCGTCTATTGCTGAAGAAACGTATAAGCAGGAGCGCGTAGAAGACTATGCCGCTATTCCCGAAAATGGTCGGGCGTTGTTCGATTTGCTCATCCGCAACGCAACTATTGTGCGCGAGGGGCGCAATATTACGGTCGATATTGGCATTAACCGCTATGAAGAAAAGGCTGACTCGGTGGCGCAGAAAAAAGGGCGAATGTTTTGGTACAGGAGCAAAATCGAAGACATTGGCGACCTCTCGACCTTTGGCGGTCTTGACGAAATTGACGCTACTGGCCTGACTCTGACGTCCGCCCGCGTTTATGCCGATACACTCGATAGTGTGAACGACCTCCGTGGGCTTGTTCCGAGCAAACTGGCTGAGCAAGGTATCACGGCCTTTAAAGTTCGCCAACTTAAAAAAGATTACTTTTCCGAAGCACCTGTACATGTGCTTTATGAAGGCAAATTACCCGCCCGCCCGCTCGAGATTGGGCAAATTCCGACGTTTCTGCTTAAGCGAGGAAATCGAATTCAGTACAATTTTGTCAATGGGTTCCCCGTTGGCGGTCAAATAAATCCAACGATGACTGTTAACGGCGTTTCCGAATAA
- a CDS encoding RrF2 family transcriptional regulator: MISKKAKYAIKALKVLTEEYGKGPILISYISAKENIPKKFLEAILLELRNHGILQSQKGKGGGYLLRVDPGRVNLAQVLRVIDGPIAPTPCVSFNFYVKCDDCNDEVTCALKPIMERVRDANLGVYENTTLLAFQNPESIVTKEIPIGLKAELNDDSVRMSA; encoded by the coding sequence ATGATCTCTAAGAAAGCGAAGTATGCCATCAAAGCCCTGAAGGTTTTGACTGAAGAGTATGGGAAAGGTCCTATACTGATTTCTTACATTTCGGCGAAAGAAAATATCCCGAAGAAATTCCTGGAGGCTATTTTGCTGGAGCTTCGCAATCACGGTATTTTGCAAAGTCAGAAAGGAAAAGGGGGCGGCTACCTGTTGCGCGTCGATCCGGGGCGGGTCAATCTGGCGCAGGTATTGCGTGTTATCGACGGCCCTATTGCGCCTACACCCTGCGTATCATTCAATTTCTACGTCAAATGCGACGACTGCAATGATGAAGTGACCTGCGCGCTCAAGCCCATTATGGAACGCGTTCGCGATGCCAACCTCGGCGTCTATGAAAATACCACGCTGTTGGCCTTCCAGAATCCAGAATCTATTGTCACCAAAGAAATTCCCATTGGCCTCAAAGCCGAACTGAACGACGATTCGGTTCGGATGAGTGCTTAA
- a CDS encoding TonB-dependent receptor, whose product MKSTIFSLLFTLLSTALLAQTGTVSGLVKDGKTKEALIGCTVRIDGTQLGTTTDIEGKFTLANVPAGVQKIVISYVSYKAKEIPNVRVESGNTTAIDTELDEEGKSLQEVVVRANRATNTEIAVITEVKQMKPIAVGISAMQIQKSQDRDAAAAIRRVPGVSIIDNRFVLIRGLAARYNSVLINDVITPSTEVDTRSFSFDLVPSNIIDRMIVFKSGSADLPGDFAGGIVKIYTKRRPDQNFIDAGFTLGYRSNTTFRNVQTHSRGGLNALGLWSADQQLPSSFPNRAGDFNTLNSAQRAAYAQLLPNTWALSPTSVAPDVRFALNTGRRFNVGDVRISNLTSINYSLTNQYADIDFRVYDPGAVANTVTQQYKDQNFARSTRLGVLHNWSARFSPAFNLEWKTLFNQLSTTETVIREGQNIDNANDVRSFSQRFENRSILTTQLAGEHVVSELTRINWVGSFGYTGRWEPDWKRARYIRSIGTNDPYTVVTPNDPTPTETGRFYSKLGEYTYSAIANAEHTFGNPTDREPNKIRFGVYGERKNRDFAARFYGYQTVGNASESLRQRDISTVFARENVTGQNGTFSLLDGTRDLDSYQGINSYIAGYVSGDVNFGPKANLTVGFRGEYNDQEVRAIVRNVDTRLVSNKIFSPLPSINFTYKLSERTNLRFAYSSSVNRPEFRELAPFRYYDFNLLADIQGNTTLTTATVQNADAKWEFYPTPNELISVTGFYKYFNRPIESLLLLQANGFAYTFFNSQSAQNYGVEIEARKSFENSSSAFLKNLTLVGNVSLIKSRVVVGDVVTAPDLSGQINEYQGVTDTERPLSGQSPYLINLGLYYAAPKSGWQGNILYNVFGQRIFTVGNIQNPTVYEMPRHVVDINVTKQVGKSLELRLGIQDILNQPVRFSQDFNRDGKIGKDVTSRTADADQDIRNFRRGSYYTISAVYTFGRRIIVP is encoded by the coding sequence ATGAAGTCAACTATATTCTCTCTTCTATTCACGCTGCTTTCTACTGCCTTGCTGGCTCAAACCGGCACTGTTAGTGGGCTGGTAAAAGACGGTAAAACAAAAGAAGCACTCATCGGCTGTACTGTCCGTATCGACGGTACGCAATTGGGTACAACCACCGACATCGAGGGCAAATTCACGCTGGCGAACGTACCGGCTGGCGTTCAGAAAATAGTTATCTCCTACGTTTCATACAAGGCCAAAGAGATTCCGAACGTTCGGGTCGAATCGGGCAATACAACGGCTATTGACACCGAATTAGACGAAGAAGGCAAGTCGCTTCAGGAAGTAGTAGTTCGGGCCAACCGTGCCACAAATACCGAAATCGCTGTTATCACCGAAGTGAAGCAGATGAAGCCTATCGCGGTAGGTATCTCGGCCATGCAGATTCAGAAATCGCAGGACCGGGATGCCGCAGCCGCTATTCGGCGCGTGCCCGGTGTCAGTATTATCGATAACCGGTTTGTACTGATTCGGGGGTTGGCGGCCCGCTACAATTCGGTACTTATCAACGATGTGATTACGCCCTCGACCGAAGTGGACACACGTTCTTTTTCATTCGATCTGGTTCCGAGCAATATCATCGACCGAATGATTGTGTTCAAGTCAGGTTCGGCGGATCTGCCTGGTGATTTTGCGGGTGGTATCGTTAAAATATATACGAAACGCCGTCCCGACCAGAATTTCATCGACGCTGGTTTCACACTTGGCTATCGCTCTAACACAACGTTTAGAAATGTTCAAACGCACAGCAGAGGTGGCTTGAATGCGTTGGGCCTTTGGAGTGCTGACCAGCAACTTCCGAGCAGTTTCCCTAATCGGGCAGGTGATTTCAATACGCTGAATTCTGCACAACGGGCCGCTTATGCTCAATTATTACCCAACACATGGGCATTAAGCCCAACCTCCGTTGCGCCTGACGTTCGATTCGCGCTAAATACGGGTCGGCGATTCAATGTCGGAGATGTGCGAATTAGTAATCTGACCAGTATAAATTACTCGCTAACCAATCAATATGCTGACATTGATTTTCGGGTTTATGATCCGGGAGCCGTTGCAAATACGGTAACTCAGCAATACAAAGATCAGAACTTTGCCCGTAGCACCCGACTTGGTGTACTTCATAACTGGTCGGCTCGGTTTTCGCCTGCATTCAACCTTGAATGGAAAACGCTGTTCAATCAACTCAGCACAACAGAGACCGTTATCCGTGAAGGCCAGAACATCGATAACGCAAATGATGTACGCAGCTTCTCGCAACGGTTCGAAAATCGAAGTATTTTAACTACTCAACTGGCTGGGGAGCACGTTGTCAGTGAGCTTACCCGTATCAACTGGGTTGGAAGTTTTGGTTATACGGGTCGATGGGAGCCTGACTGGAAGCGGGCGCGATACATCCGGTCCATTGGTACAAATGATCCTTACACAGTAGTAACGCCTAATGACCCTACGCCTACCGAAACGGGCCGTTTCTACTCTAAATTAGGGGAATACACGTATTCTGCCATTGCGAACGCTGAACACACGTTTGGTAATCCTACTGACCGGGAGCCAAATAAGATTCGATTTGGCGTGTATGGCGAACGTAAAAACCGGGATTTTGCCGCCCGCTTTTACGGATACCAAACGGTGGGGAATGCTTCTGAATCACTTAGACAACGTGATATCAGCACGGTTTTCGCCCGTGAGAACGTAACCGGCCAGAATGGCACCTTCTCGCTGCTTGATGGTACGCGTGACCTCGATTCGTATCAAGGTATCAACTCGTACATTGCAGGATATGTAAGTGGTGACGTAAACTTCGGACCGAAAGCGAATTTGACGGTGGGCTTCCGGGGCGAATACAACGACCAAGAAGTGCGGGCTATCGTCCGTAACGTTGACACGCGGCTGGTATCCAACAAAATATTTAGCCCCTTACCTTCCATAAACTTTACGTATAAGTTGAGTGAGCGAACAAATCTGCGGTTTGCCTACTCATCATCAGTCAACCGGCCTGAGTTTCGTGAATTAGCCCCTTTTCGTTATTATGATTTCAACTTGCTGGCTGATATCCAAGGAAATACGACACTTACAACGGCAACCGTTCAAAACGCAGATGCGAAATGGGAATTCTATCCAACGCCAAATGAGTTGATTTCGGTGACGGGTTTCTATAAGTATTTTAACCGTCCTATTGAATCGTTGCTGTTGCTACAGGCTAACGGATTTGCCTACACGTTTTTCAACAGCCAATCGGCACAGAATTACGGCGTAGAAATAGAAGCACGTAAAAGCTTCGAAAATTCTTCAAGTGCTTTCCTTAAGAACCTGACATTAGTTGGTAACGTGTCGCTCATCAAGAGCCGGGTTGTGGTAGGTGATGTTGTTACAGCTCCTGACCTGAGTGGGCAAATCAACGAGTATCAAGGTGTAACAGACACCGAGCGGCCACTCAGCGGGCAGTCGCCATACCTGATTAATTTGGGCCTATACTACGCGGCTCCTAAGTCGGGCTGGCAGGGGAATATTTTGTACAACGTTTTCGGGCAGCGGATTTTTACGGTTGGGAATATCCAAAACCCGACTGTTTATGAGATGCCGCGTCATGTAGTCGATATAAACGTAACGAAGCAGGTTGGCAAATCGCTTGAGTTGCGCTTAGGTATTCAGGATATTCTCAATCAGCCGGTTCGTTTCTCACAGGATTTTAACCGGGATGGGAAAATAGGTAAAGATGTTACATCGCGTACTGCCGATGCAGACCAGGACATCCGGAATTTTCGGCGGGGTAGCTACTACACAATTAGTGCCGTGTACACATTTGGTCGACGAATCATTGTACCATAG